One region of Cydia fagiglandana chromosome 17, ilCydFagi1.1, whole genome shotgun sequence genomic DNA includes:
- the LOC134672692 gene encoding bombyxin A-3 homolog, which yields MQAVLLLVILSVVGQSMQEEGQKLCGRNLAITLAALCRAQREKQLGYMTSLKRSRYNSIVPYYAAYWLEPTSALRLGRAKRDGIVEECCNKACSVDELVAYCPTQ from the exons ATGCAGGCTGTTCTGCTGCTAGTGATTTTAAGCGTGGTGGGCCAGTCAATGCAGGAGGAGGGACAGAAGTTATGCGGTCGGAATCTGGCGATCACACTCGCTGCGCTGTGCAGGGCCCAAAG GGAAAAGCAGCTAGGCTACATGACGTCACTCAAGAGGTCTCGCTACAACTCCATCGTACCGTACTACGCGGCTTACTGGCTGGAGCCGACAAGCGCGCTCCGGCTCGGACGCGCCAAGAGAGATGGCATCGTCGAGGAATGTTGCAACAAAGCTTGTTCCGTTGACGAGCTAGTTGCGTATTGCCCCACACAGTGA